One window from the genome of Haloprofundus halobius encodes:
- a CDS encoding CopG family ribbon-helix-helix protein, whose protein sequence is MSRIEVTLPDDLSDRIDRLVEQGEFLNRQKAMEELLSMGVSTYDTTDEPGQELDDGLFNQKVEEQQDPALRDNVEGDDPPY, encoded by the coding sequence ATGTCCAGAATCGAGGTGACGCTCCCGGACGACCTGTCCGACCGTATCGACCGTCTCGTCGAACAGGGCGAGTTCCTGAATCGACAGAAGGCGATGGAGGAACTGCTATCGATGGGCGTTTCGACGTACGATACGACGGACGAACCGGGCCAGGAGTTGGACGACGGGTTGTTCAACCAGAAAGTCGAGGAACAGCAGGACCCTGCGTTGCGCGACAACGTCGAGGGCGACGACCCGCCCTACTAG
- the glmS gene encoding glutamine--fructose-6-phosphate transaminase (isomerizing), whose translation MCGIIGCVGRGDETLDVLVEGLSKLEYRGYDSAGVALSDGDIDVDVVKRAGELDALREALSKRSISGHVGIGHTRWSTHGPPTDENAHPHTDCTGGVAVVHNGIIENYDELRDELEAEGHEFRSDTDTEVVPHLVEAGIAAGESPELAFRAAVERLSGSFALVCVVAGEDAVFAVRQDSPLVVGVDDGSYYFGSDVPAFLAHTDRVVYLDDGEFATLRPSGWTVRDETAARVEKSVETVDWSVEDTGKSGYDHYMLKEIHEQPRALRQCLSGRVDERRGEVTLPELDSLETPESVHLVACGTSYHAALYGVQLFHSLGIPAQAFLASEYATGVPPLSDSLVIGITQSGETADTLSALREARARGAQTLAVTNVVGSTAARECDYALYIRAGPEIGVAATKTFSSQLVSLNLLVEYLAGDRRSSEERREVLQTLRDLPGRIQQVLDESTAEEIADEYLGGDGYFFIGRGLNYPVALEGALKFKEITYEHAEGFAAGELKHGTLALVTEQTPVFAVVTGEDVPAQKTLGNVREVESRGAPVIAVTDDDQLERYADASLRVPSGSARVAPVLVNVQLQLVAYWVANALGRSIDKPRNLAKSVTVE comes from the coding sequence ATGTGCGGCATCATCGGCTGTGTCGGCCGCGGCGACGAGACGCTCGACGTGTTGGTCGAGGGGCTGTCGAAACTGGAGTACCGCGGCTACGACTCGGCGGGCGTCGCGCTCTCGGACGGCGACATCGACGTCGACGTCGTCAAGCGGGCGGGCGAACTCGACGCGCTCCGCGAGGCGCTCTCGAAGCGCTCGATCAGCGGCCACGTCGGCATCGGTCACACCCGCTGGAGCACTCACGGGCCGCCGACCGACGAGAACGCTCACCCCCACACCGACTGCACCGGCGGCGTCGCCGTCGTCCACAACGGCATCATCGAGAACTACGACGAACTCCGCGACGAGTTGGAGGCCGAGGGTCACGAGTTCAGAAGCGACACCGACACGGAAGTCGTTCCGCACCTCGTCGAGGCGGGAATCGCCGCCGGCGAGTCGCCGGAGCTGGCGTTTCGTGCGGCCGTCGAGCGACTCTCGGGGAGCTTCGCGCTCGTCTGCGTCGTCGCGGGCGAGGACGCCGTGTTCGCCGTCCGTCAGGACTCGCCACTGGTGGTCGGCGTCGACGACGGCAGCTACTACTTCGGTAGTGACGTGCCCGCGTTCCTGGCGCACACAGACCGCGTCGTCTACCTCGACGACGGGGAGTTCGCGACGCTGCGGCCCTCGGGGTGGACGGTTCGCGACGAGACGGCCGCCCGCGTCGAGAAATCCGTCGAAACCGTCGACTGGAGCGTCGAAGACACCGGCAAGAGCGGCTACGACCACTACATGCTCAAAGAGATACACGAGCAACCGCGGGCGCTGCGACAGTGTCTCTCCGGGCGCGTCGACGAGCGCCGCGGCGAGGTGACACTGCCGGAACTCGACAGCTTGGAGACGCCCGAGAGCGTCCACCTCGTCGCCTGCGGCACCTCCTACCACGCGGCGCTCTACGGAGTGCAGTTGTTCCACTCGCTGGGCATCCCGGCGCAGGCGTTCCTCGCAAGCGAGTACGCGACTGGCGTCCCACCGCTTTCGGACTCGCTCGTCATCGGCATCACCCAGAGCGGCGAGACGGCTGACACGCTGTCGGCGTTGCGGGAGGCGCGCGCCCGCGGGGCGCAGACGCTCGCGGTGACGAACGTCGTCGGCAGCACCGCCGCCCGCGAGTGCGACTACGCGCTCTACATCCGCGCCGGCCCCGAGATCGGCGTCGCGGCGACGAAGACGTTCTCCTCGCAGTTGGTGTCGCTCAACTTGCTCGTGGAGTATCTCGCGGGCGACCGCCGCTCCAGCGAGGAGCGCCGCGAGGTGTTGCAGACGCTGCGCGACCTCCCGGGACGGATCCAGCAGGTGCTCGACGAGTCGACGGCCGAGGAGATCGCAGACGAGTATCTCGGCGGCGACGGCTACTTCTTCATCGGTCGGGGGTTGAACTACCCGGTCGCGCTGGAGGGGGCGCTGAAGTTCAAGGAGATCACGTACGAACACGCCGAGGGGTTCGCCGCGGGCGAGTTGAAACACGGGACGCTGGCGCTCGTCACCGAGCAAACACCGGTGTTCGCCGTCGTCACCGGCGAGGACGTCCCCGCCCAGAAGACGCTCGGCAACGTTCGCGAGGTCGAATCCCGCGGCGCGCCCGTCATCGCCGTCACCGACGACGACCAACTGGAGCGCTACGCCGACGCGTCGCTGCGTGTTCCCTCGGGGTCGGCGCGCGTCGCACCGGTGCTCGTGAACGTCCAGTTGCAGTTGGTCGCCTACTGGGTGGCGAACGCGCTCGGACGGTCGATAGACAAACCGCGGAACCTCGCGAAGAGCGTGACTGTGGAGTGA